The DNA segment ACCCTGCTGAACAGGGAGTCCCTGTTGACGTAACCGTGGATGAGCGACAGGTCCGGAGCGGGCAGATCCCCGAAATTCACCGGTTCGTCAGGCAGGGGGTTGTGGACGATACGGTCACCGTCCCGGTAAGAGAGGCCCGGCGCCGAATCCAGGCCGCCCCCGCCCATGAAATAGTCCGCAAGGGCGAGGATCGGCTGTTCTCCCTCCCCCCGGACGACCAAGTCGGCGTGCTCGAGTCCTTCCTCGGGAAGAAACGTCACGTGGGGCCCCCCCAGCACCACCGGGACCCCTGACCGGCGGATCTCCCTCGCGAGGGCATAGGACCGGGGGGCGGTGGAAGTGATGGTGGAGATTCCCACCATGTCCGCCCGCAGGACCTCGTCGAAATTCACCGGAGCAACCTCCTCGACGAAGACCGTGACTTCCCAGCCTCTTTCGCGAAGCAAGGTGGCAAGGAGCACTCCGCCGAGGCGTGGCAGGGCATACAGGGAAAAGATGTGGGGGTCAGGGGGCCTGGGTTCGATGAAGACGGCCCTGGGTGGTCTGGGATCCATGTTAAGTCTCCGTCTTTCCGGGATGAGAAGGCCGTTTACCGGCCGACCCTGTTCAGACTCCCTTCGGGTCGGGCTTGATGTCGTATTGATGGAGTCGCAGAAAGTCCATATATATTGTACCCCAATTTCCCCGGGCGGGTTGACTTTTGACTGTTGCCCACCGATCAGGATATTAAAGGAGTCCGACTATGACGGATTCGCAGAAAGTCAATCATGCAATTATCCGGCGGAAAGGAATCCTGAAACACCCCCATGTTTGATGGACTCGCAAAAAGTCCATCAAAGCGCCCCGCGCGGGGCGCCCAAATCAATGACTCACTCCGTAAGTCATTGATTTGTAAGGAAAGGGAAAACGACGCTTTTCCCTTTCCGACGAAGACGGACTTGTCACGGCAATAAGGGCGCTGACCGGTGAACCGGCAAGATCCCCCATGAAGTCGGTTTAGAGGATCCCCTGCTCGCAGGCGCCGCACAGGTCGCATTCGACCACGCAGGCTACAGGCTCCTTCGCGGCGGGAACGGCGTCCATCCAGTTATCGGCTGAGACGAGTCAGACAGCGCCGAGCCCATTTCCCCGGGACACTCAGGAACCAAGATCCTCACCGCAGAACTTGCAGAAGGCGGCGTCCGGGTCATGCCCTTCCCGGCCGCAGTTGAGACAGGCCTGTCGAGAGCTTCCCTTTCCTGACTCCCTGTGGATTTCCTTCGTTTTTTCCCGTGTCAAGGTCGATCTGAGATCTGAGATTTGAGATCTGAGATTTGAGATCATCCCCCGGCGGCCTGGCTGATATCCTCCATAAGGTCTTCCACGTTCTCGATCCCCACCGAAAGGCGCAGCAGGTTGTCCCTGATCCCCTGCCTGGCCCGCGCCTCGGGGGACATCTTGGCGTGGGAGGTCCTCACCGGATCACAGATGGTGCTCTCCACCCCTCCAAGGCTGACGGCAGGCCTGACCAGCTTCAGATTTTTCAGGAAACCGTCCACCGTAAGGTCCGGCGAAGAACCGTGAAGGTCCAGTTCGAAGGAGAGCATGGCCCCGAACCCCTTCATCTGCCTGCCGGCGACGGCATGCCCGGGATGATGGGCAAGGCCGGGATAGTTGACCTTGCTGACAAAAGGCTGATCGTCCAGGAACTTTGCCAGGGCAAGGGCGTTTTCGGTCTGCTGCCTGACACGGATGGCCAGGGTCTTTAAGCTCCTCTCAAGGAGGTAGCAGGTCAAGGCGTTGATGTTGCCCCCGAAATTGAGGACGGCGGCCCTGATCTTCGACGCCAGTTCCGAACGTGTCAAGGCGGCCCCGCACGACAGATCGCTGTGGCCGCCCAGGTACTTGGTTCCGCTGTGGACCACGACATCCATCCCGTGCTCGATGGGGTTTTGAAGGATGGGGGTCGCGAAGGTGCTGTCAATGATCGAGATGCAGTTGTTGCGCCTGGCCACGTCGGCAACCGCCCGGATATCGATGACGTTGAGCAGGGGGTTGGTAGGGGTCTCGATGAAGATCACCTTCGTTTCCGGCCTGATGGCGGTTTCCATGGCCTGGGCGCTGGTGGCGGCAAAGGTGCACGCTATCCCGAACCGCTGGAAAAACTTCTGTACGAAGGCGTGGCTGCCGCCGTAGATCTCGTCCTGCAGCACGGCGTGGTCACCGGCCTTCAGGAACGAGAGGAGGACCGAGCTTATGGCCGCCATCCCCGAAGAGAAAACGAAGCCGGCCTCGGCGCCTTCCAGCTCGCAGAGCTTCTCCACGACCGCCTTCTGGTTCGGGGTGTTGAAATACCTGGGATAGACCGCCTCTTCTAAATCCAGGTATTCG comes from the bacterium genome and includes:
- a CDS encoding PLP-dependent aspartate aminotransferase family protein, which produces MRIDTRCVHSGTIADEITGGLNTPIYPSSAFEYLDLEEAVYPRYFNTPNQKAVVEKLCELEGAEAGFVFSSGMAAISSVLLSFLKAGDHAVLQDEIYGGSHAFVQKFFQRFGIACTFAATSAQAMETAIRPETKVIFIETPTNPLLNVIDIRAVADVARRNNCISIIDSTFATPILQNPIEHGMDVVVHSGTKYLGGHSDLSCGAALTRSELASKIRAAVLNFGGNINALTCYLLERSLKTLAIRVRQQTENALALAKFLDDQPFVSKVNYPGLAHHPGHAVAGRQMKGFGAMLSFELDLHGSSPDLTVDGFLKNLKLVRPAVSLGGVESTICDPVRTSHAKMSPEARARQGIRDNLLRLSVGIENVEDLMEDISQAAGG